Proteins from a single region of Acidovorax sp. NCPPB 3576:
- a CDS encoding STM2901 family protein, with protein sequence MSNTYQYHDLADLSPEELFLWIAIDQTLDQLGGVDIAAAAAILSGQPFLPTRGKFSGATRGTSIASVVSRKMLQQRMPFALPTLTGASLRTLRLTFTRSLGAFVGRLVPGVGWTVLAYDVFQIINQSITKYNALAKKEDRLW encoded by the coding sequence CTGTCAAATACCTATCAATACCATGACCTCGCCGACCTTTCTCCGGAAGAATTATTCCTGTGGATAGCCATCGACCAGACACTGGATCAACTGGGCGGGGTCGATATCGCCGCTGCAGCGGCCATCCTTTCAGGGCAGCCATTCCTGCCGACGCGCGGTAAATTCTCAGGAGCGACCCGAGGAACATCGATCGCTTCGGTGGTATCAAGAAAAATGCTGCAGCAGCGAATGCCCTTTGCTTTGCCGACCCTCACGGGGGCCAGCTTGAGAACGCTCAGACTGACTTTCACCAGGAGCCTCGGGGCCTTCGTGGGGCGCTTGGTTCCTGGCGTCGGCTGGACCGTGCTGGCCTACGATGTTTTCCAGATCATCAACCAGTCGATCACGAAGTACAACGCCCTCGCGAAGAAAGAAGACCGCCTATGGTAG
- a CDS encoding Spy/CpxP family protein refolding chaperone, giving the protein MSIFFQRRIAGAAAATALLAALAAPAFAQTPVPAPSTPPAAGQSQDGPRHRMPSPEQRKAHMEQRANALQQKLQLTPAQQPAWETFKAAMQPQERGARLDPKGLDQLTTPERIDRMRAMRAQHSAEADRRDEATKAFYAALTPAQQKTFDQESRRMHRHPGMGGPRDGEHGKDGRHGGPRGDRPAVPPVPAPAPQ; this is encoded by the coding sequence ATGTCCATCTTCTTCCAACGACGCATCGCCGGCGCTGCCGCCGCCACCGCCCTGCTGGCCGCTCTGGCCGCTCCCGCTTTCGCGCAGACCCCTGTTCCCGCTCCGTCCACGCCGCCTGCCGCCGGCCAGTCGCAGGACGGCCCGCGCCACCGCATGCCCAGCCCCGAGCAGCGCAAGGCGCACATGGAGCAGCGTGCCAACGCGCTCCAGCAAAAGCTGCAGCTCACCCCGGCCCAGCAGCCCGCCTGGGAAACCTTCAAGGCCGCGATGCAGCCGCAGGAGCGCGGCGCGCGGCTCGACCCCAAGGGGCTCGACCAGCTGACCACGCCCGAGCGCATCGACCGCATGCGGGCCATGCGCGCCCAGCACAGCGCGGAGGCCGATCGCCGCGATGAAGCCACCAAGGCGTTCTATGCCGCGCTGACCCCAGCGCAGCAAAAGACGTTCGACCAGGAAAGCCGCCGCATGCACCGCCACCCCGGCATGGGCGGCCCACGGGACGGTGAGCACGGCAAGGACGGACGCCACGGCGGCCCACGGGGCGATCGCCCGGCCGTGCCGCCGGTGCCCGCACCCGCGCCTCAGTAA
- a CDS encoding DUF1493 family protein, whose amino-acid sequence MVAAAPSDLWKDLVQLASSVDSMGLRQLGKQIDYTPHTDLVKDLGLTGDDAFHFMENFASRFHVAPGDYRPSDYFGAEGLWLLSPFKKNKRTRPITLGMLLLAAKAGVWDAQRLQQAHEQKQYG is encoded by the coding sequence ATGGTAGCCGCCGCCCCTTCCGACTTATGGAAAGACCTGGTTCAGCTGGCATCGTCTGTCGATTCCATGGGATTAAGGCAGCTGGGAAAGCAAATCGATTACACGCCCCATACCGATCTGGTCAAAGACCTGGGCTTGACCGGCGATGACGCCTTTCATTTCATGGAAAATTTTGCTTCCAGGTTCCATGTGGCCCCAGGCGATTACCGGCCATCCGACTATTTCGGCGCAGAAGGTCTCTGGCTGCTTTCCCCTTTCAAGAAAAACAAGCGCACCAGACCCATTACCCTGGGCATGCTCCTCCTGGCGGCAAAGGCAGGCGTGTGGGATGCACAAAGGCTTCAACAGGCGCATGAGCAAAAACAGTACGGCTGA
- a CDS encoding EAL domain-containing protein yields the protein MPPKAAPVGKRLEALRACAVLDTPVEEAFDQLVRLAARLCGMPMAAIGFIDQGREWFKASIGIDLQTLDAAHPLCALAVDGRVVQVQDTHAHSTLRRHPLVIAGPRVRAVACMPLVTAEKWVLGAVVVMSAEPCVLQPPQLESLRAVAGQAVALLELRRSQRNQARMATERAASDERFHLVARATADAIWDWNLHDDSMWWNEGMQTLFGVPMQTLPHDSTSWTMRLHPEDSDAVLESIHAAIEGTAKHWAEEYRFRRYDGSYAWVQDRGFVIRDAEGRAIRMVGGMTDISAQKDSALQAKDEARTHAELVRVQQKISSLELSMDEVLQLVARTAMELADAGGAMVVMREGDKARVQASTGMRAVPLNDVRPLEGYELWHRIDAGETVCSQPAVAQAMPSAALCEPGPVAFIAAPVRAGDAVVGMLKVNGDPLASFSQRHLAHVQILAESLGAVVQLRRYAAQLHASEQQYRLLFDAHPQPMWVYELGTLRILAVNRAMVRHYGYSEAELLCMTTPDLWPQDNREARTREAHNIPHNARRDAVHRRHCKKDGTVIDTEVYAGGIEFNGVPARQVLATDVTQRMRLERELARVGSIQRLLAACNESLVRATSEADLLREVCRIATDVGGYRMAWVGMVRDDARQTIEPVACAGKDSDRYIERLQLSGSADQPGGKGPAGVAVRTGRPVIVRDIRLDPLFATWTERMLRQGLHSVISLPLRNAERSFGLLYLYPPGVLEIGSEETELLQQLANDLAFGIESLRTRQDQQRLQSVVLKAAAAISASTGTEFFKQLASNMADALGAQAGCVTRLLPPVEGQPPRAITLSRVQDGVVQPNAEYSLEGTPSLRLATDAEYVVTSGVSEMYPRSPIAALGAQSYVGQQLRDAEGRPIGLIFVIFREPLERPALVSSTLRIFAARATAEMARQASDAHIRRQASLLDKARDAIIVRDLEHRITFWNQGAERMYGWSQAQVLGRTIDTLLYQNATEFLRATEATLAQGEWTGEIVQFHQDGHAIDVEGRWTLVRDEGGQPESILAIHTDIGHRKATEREIQRLAFFDSLTGLPNRMLLMDRMHQALATAQRRRQGGALLFIDLDNFKTLNDTLGHDKGDLLLQQVAQRLNTCVRTVDTVARLGGDEFVVMIEALSPRPDELAVSARVVGEKILSVLSAPYALEGYQYRSTPSIGVAPFTDGQSTVGELLKQADLAMYQAKTAGRNTLRFFDPGMQAVVTARAALEDDLRTAIAREEFLLHYQPQVDALNRVVGVEALVRWPHAKRGMVPPSDFIPLAEETGLVLPLGRWVLHTACTLLASWQDEPALSHLTMAVNVSSRQFHHAGFVDDVVRALVFTGAPADQLKLELTESLFVEDMETTIATMSALRAHGVGFSLDDFGTGYSSLSYLKRMPLDQLKIDQSFVRDLLSDPNDAAIVDTIIALSRSLGLNVIAEGVETGAQRNRLAQAGCQLYQGYFFSRPLPADVLERFLRNAPV from the coding sequence ATGCCGCCCAAGGCCGCTCCCGTAGGAAAACGCCTCGAAGCGCTGCGTGCCTGCGCGGTGCTGGACACCCCGGTGGAGGAGGCTTTCGATCAACTGGTGCGGCTGGCCGCGCGGCTGTGCGGCATGCCCATGGCGGCCATCGGTTTCATCGACCAGGGGCGTGAGTGGTTCAAGGCCAGCATCGGCATCGACCTGCAGACGCTGGATGCGGCCCACCCGCTGTGCGCGCTGGCGGTGGACGGCCGGGTGGTGCAGGTGCAGGACACGCACGCCCATTCCACGCTGCGCCGCCATCCGCTGGTGATCGCCGGGCCGCGCGTGCGCGCCGTGGCGTGCATGCCGCTGGTCACCGCGGAAAAGTGGGTGCTGGGCGCCGTGGTGGTGATGTCCGCCGAACCGTGCGTGCTGCAGCCGCCCCAGCTCGAATCGCTGCGCGCGGTCGCCGGGCAGGCGGTGGCCCTCCTGGAGTTGCGCCGCAGCCAGCGCAACCAGGCGCGCATGGCCACCGAGCGGGCCGCCAGCGACGAGCGCTTTCACCTGGTGGCGCGCGCCACGGCCGACGCCATCTGGGACTGGAACCTCCACGACGACTCCATGTGGTGGAACGAGGGCATGCAGACGCTGTTTGGCGTGCCCATGCAGACCCTGCCGCACGACAGCACATCGTGGACGATGCGCCTGCACCCGGAAGACAGCGACGCGGTGCTGGAGAGCATCCACGCGGCGATCGAGGGCACGGCCAAGCACTGGGCCGAGGAATACCGCTTTCGCCGCTACGACGGCAGCTACGCCTGGGTGCAGGACCGCGGCTTCGTGATCCGCGACGCCGAAGGCCGTGCGATCCGCATGGTGGGCGGCATGACGGACATCAGCGCGCAAAAGGACAGCGCCCTGCAGGCCAAGGACGAAGCCCGCACCCACGCCGAACTGGTGCGCGTGCAGCAGAAGATCTCGTCGCTCGAACTGTCCATGGACGAGGTGCTGCAGCTGGTGGCCCGCACCGCGATGGAACTGGCCGATGCCGGCGGCGCGATGGTGGTGATGCGCGAGGGCGACAAAGCCCGTGTGCAGGCCAGCACCGGCATGCGCGCCGTGCCGCTGAACGACGTGCGCCCGCTGGAAGGCTACGAGCTGTGGCACCGCATCGACGCGGGCGAGACCGTCTGCAGCCAACCGGCCGTTGCCCAGGCCATGCCCTCGGCCGCCCTGTGCGAGCCCGGGCCGGTGGCCTTCATCGCGGCGCCGGTGCGCGCCGGCGATGCGGTGGTGGGCATGCTCAAGGTCAACGGCGATCCGCTGGCCTCTTTCTCGCAGCGCCACCTGGCGCATGTGCAGATCCTGGCCGAATCGCTGGGCGCCGTGGTGCAGTTGCGCCGCTATGCCGCGCAGTTGCACGCGTCCGAGCAGCAGTACCGCCTGCTGTTCGATGCACACCCGCAGCCCATGTGGGTGTACGAGCTGGGCACCCTGCGCATCCTGGCCGTGAACCGCGCCATGGTGCGCCACTACGGGTACAGCGAGGCCGAACTGCTGTGCATGACCACGCCTGACCTGTGGCCCCAGGACAACCGCGAAGCCCGCACCCGGGAGGCGCACAACATTCCCCACAATGCGCGCCGCGACGCCGTGCACCGGCGCCATTGCAAGAAAGACGGCACGGTGATCGACACCGAGGTGTATGCCGGCGGCATCGAATTCAACGGCGTGCCCGCCCGCCAGGTCCTGGCCACCGACGTCACCCAGCGCATGCGCCTGGAACGGGAACTGGCGCGGGTGGGCAGCATCCAGCGGCTGCTGGCCGCCTGCAACGAATCCCTGGTGCGCGCGACCTCCGAGGCCGACCTGCTGCGCGAGGTCTGCCGCATCGCCACCGACGTGGGCGGCTACCGGATGGCCTGGGTCGGCATGGTGCGCGACGACGCGCGCCAGACCATCGAGCCCGTCGCCTGCGCAGGCAAGGACAGCGACCGCTATATCGAAAGGCTTCAGCTGAGCGGATCGGCCGACCAGCCGGGCGGCAAGGGCCCGGCCGGGGTGGCGGTGCGCACCGGCCGCCCGGTGATCGTGCGCGACATCCGGCTCGACCCGCTGTTTGCCACCTGGACCGAGCGCATGCTCCGGCAGGGCCTGCACTCGGTGATCAGCCTGCCGCTGCGCAACGCCGAGCGCTCCTTCGGCCTGCTGTACCTGTATCCGCCGGGCGTGCTGGAGATCGGCTCCGAAGAAACCGAGCTGCTGCAGCAACTGGCCAACGACCTGGCCTTCGGCATCGAGAGCCTGCGCACCCGCCAGGACCAGCAGCGTCTGCAAAGCGTGGTGCTCAAGGCCGCCGCCGCCATCTCGGCCAGCACGGGGACCGAATTCTTCAAGCAGCTGGCCAGCAACATGGCGGACGCGCTGGGCGCGCAGGCCGGCTGCGTGACCCGGTTGCTGCCGCCGGTGGAGGGGCAGCCGCCGCGCGCCATCACGCTTTCGCGCGTGCAGGACGGCGTGGTGCAGCCCAATGCCGAATATTCGCTGGAAGGCACGCCCAGCCTGCGTCTGGCGACCGATGCGGAATACGTCGTCACCTCCGGCGTGTCCGAGATGTATCCGCGCTCGCCCATCGCGGCGCTGGGCGCGCAAAGCTACGTGGGCCAGCAATTGCGTGACGCCGAAGGGCGGCCGATCGGGCTGATCTTCGTGATCTTCCGCGAGCCGCTGGAGCGGCCGGCCCTGGTTTCCTCCACCTTGCGCATCTTCGCGGCGCGCGCCACCGCCGAAATGGCCCGCCAGGCGTCGGACGCCCACATCCGCCGGCAGGCGTCGCTGCTGGACAAGGCCCGCGACGCGATCATCGTGCGCGACCTGGAGCACCGCATTACGTTCTGGAACCAGGGCGCCGAGCGCATGTACGGCTGGTCGCAGGCCCAGGTGCTGGGCCGCACCATCGACACGCTGCTCTACCAGAACGCCACCGAATTCCTGCGCGCCACCGAGGCCACCCTGGCCCAGGGCGAGTGGACGGGCGAGATCGTGCAGTTCCACCAGGACGGGCATGCGATCGACGTGGAAGGCCGCTGGACCCTGGTGCGCGACGAGGGCGGCCAGCCCGAATCCATCCTGGCCATCCACACCGACATCGGCCACCGCAAGGCCACCGAGCGCGAGATCCAGCGCCTGGCGTTCTTCGACTCGCTCACCGGCCTGCCCAACCGCATGCTGCTCATGGACCGCATGCACCAGGCCCTGGCCACGGCGCAGCGCCGCCGCCAGGGCGGGGCGCTGCTGTTCATCGACCTGGACAACTTCAAGACGCTGAACGACACGCTGGGCCACGACAAGGGCGACCTGCTGCTGCAGCAGGTGGCGCAGCGGCTGAACACCTGTGTGCGCACCGTCGATACCGTGGCGCGGCTGGGCGGCGACGAGTTCGTGGTGATGATCGAGGCGCTGAGCCCCCGGCCCGACGAGCTGGCCGTGAGCGCCCGGGTGGTGGGCGAAAAAATCCTGTCGGTGCTGAGCGCGCCCTATGCCCTGGAGGGCTACCAGTACCGCAGCACGCCCAGCATCGGCGTGGCCCCCTTCACCGATGGCCAGTCCACCGTGGGCGAACTGCTCAAGCAGGCAGACCTGGCCATGTACCAGGCCAAGACCGCCGGCCGCAACACGCTGCGCTTTTTCGACCCCGGCATGCAGGCGGTGGTGACGGCCCGGGCGGCCCTGGAAGACGACTTGCGCACGGCCATCGCCCGCGAAGAATTCCTGCTCCATTACCAGCCCCAGGTGGACGCGCTGAACCGTGTCGTGGGCGTGGAGGCGCTGGTGCGCTGGCCGCACGCCAAGCGGGGCATGGTGCCGCCGAGCGACTTCATTCCGCTGGCCGAAGAAACGGGCCTGGTGCTGCCCCTGGGCCGCTGGGTGCTGCACACCGCCTGCACCCTGCTGGCCAGCTGGCAGGACGAGCCGGCCCTGTCGCACCTCACGATGGCGGTGAACGTGAGCTCGCGCCAGTTCCACCACGCCGGGTTCGTGGACGACGTGGTGCGCGCGCTGGTCTTCACCGGCGCGCCGGCCGACCAGCTCAAGCTGGAACTGACCGAAAGCCTGTTCGTGGAGGACATGGAAACCACCATCGCCACCATGTCGGCCCTGCGCGCCCACGGGGTGGGGTTCTCGCTGGACGACTTCGGAACCGGGTACTCCTCCCTGAGCTACCTCAAGCGCATGCCGCTGGACCAGCTCAAGATCGACCAGAGCTTCGTGCGCGACCTGCTGAGCGACCCCAACGACGCGGCCATCGTGGACACCATCATCGCGCTCTCGCGCAGCCTGGGCCTGAACGTCATCGCCGAAGGCGTCGAGACCGGCGCCCAGCGCAACCGCCTGGCCCAGGCGGGCTGCCAGCTCTACCAAGGCTATTTCTTCAGCCGTCCGCTGCCGGCAGACGTGCTCGAGCGGTTCCTGCGCAACGCGCCCGTCTGA
- a CDS encoding DUF3297 family protein: MTDAPQRPDLPDHLSIDPRSPHHVAAVFQHDIGIRFNGKERFDVEEYCVSGGWVKVPAGKTVDRKGRPLMITLKGAVEAFYK; this comes from the coding sequence ATGACCGACGCTCCGCAACGCCCCGATCTGCCCGACCACCTTTCCATCGACCCGCGCAGCCCGCACCATGTCGCCGCTGTCTTCCAGCACGACATCGGCATCCGCTTCAATGGCAAGGAGCGCTTCGACGTGGAGGAATACTGCGTGAGCGGAGGCTGGGTGAAGGTGCCCGCGGGCAAGACGGTGGACCGCAAGGGGCGGCCGCTGATGATCACGCTCAAGGGCGCGGTGGAAGCGTTCTACAAGTGA
- a CDS encoding DUF2214 domain-containing protein: MDFAGLAPLLDALAASAPAAWLRQSGTAYLVVNALHITVLGLGVGAAVLLDLRLWGAIGRRIPLALLGPFLSRAAAAGIALALATGLWLFATRPADYLANPAFLAKVVVIGLALLNALALHAGGHWARALREGQAGGWVRMQAAVSLALWLGAVLAGRWIGFL; this comes from the coding sequence ATGGATTTCGCCGGGCTCGCGCCCCTGCTGGATGCGCTGGCCGCGTCGGCCCCGGCCGCGTGGCTGCGCCAGTCCGGCACCGCCTACCTGGTGGTCAACGCCTTGCACATCACCGTGCTGGGCCTGGGCGTGGGCGCCGCCGTGCTGCTGGACCTGCGCCTGTGGGGCGCCATCGGCCGGCGCATTCCCCTCGCGCTGCTGGGTCCGTTCCTGTCGCGCGCGGCGGCCGCGGGGATCGCGCTGGCCCTGGCCACCGGGCTGTGGCTGTTCGCCACCCGGCCGGCCGACTACCTGGCCAATCCGGCGTTCCTGGCCAAGGTCGTGGTCATCGGCCTGGCGCTGCTGAATGCGCTGGCGCTGCATGCCGGCGGGCACTGGGCGCGCGCCCTGCGCGAAGGGCAGGCCGGCGGCTGGGTGCGCATGCAGGCCGCGGTGTCGCTCGCGCTGTGGCTGGGTGCCGTGCTGGCGGGGCGCTGGATCGGATTTCTCTAG
- a CDS encoding recombination-associated protein RdgC, with protein MFKNMIVYRIAPQWQVDLSQVEEALAKTPFVECGATQEKSLGWVPPRGDAHGLMAESVGGQWVLRFMVESKMLPGSVLNRKVKEKAARIEQETGRKPGKKEAKELKDEAKLDLLPMAFTKQGSMWVWIDPQAHWLVLDTSSQGRADEVVTLLVEALPGLSVALLDTQTSPQAAMSHWLSTQEPPVGFSVDRECELKSADEAKAVVRYARHPLDIDEVREHIAAGKLPTKLAMTWDDRVSFLLSEGLQVRKISFLDTVFEGTKADDGGFDTDVAIATGELSKLIPDLIEALGGEGRTELGGTPPAAPAADAPATADASPAGSPAAAAAGDADDDAPF; from the coding sequence GTGTTCAAGAACATGATCGTGTACCGCATCGCGCCGCAATGGCAGGTGGACCTGTCGCAGGTGGAAGAGGCATTGGCCAAGACGCCGTTCGTGGAGTGCGGCGCCACGCAGGAAAAATCGCTGGGCTGGGTGCCGCCGCGGGGCGATGCCCACGGCCTCATGGCCGAATCCGTGGGCGGGCAGTGGGTGCTGCGCTTCATGGTCGAGTCCAAGATGCTTCCCGGCTCCGTGCTCAACCGCAAGGTCAAGGAAAAGGCCGCACGCATCGAGCAGGAAACCGGCCGCAAGCCCGGCAAGAAGGAAGCCAAGGAGCTGAAAGACGAGGCCAAGCTCGACCTGCTGCCCATGGCCTTCACCAAGCAGGGATCGATGTGGGTGTGGATCGACCCGCAGGCCCACTGGCTGGTGCTGGACACCAGCAGCCAGGGCCGCGCCGACGAGGTCGTCACCCTGCTGGTGGAGGCGCTGCCCGGCCTGTCGGTGGCGCTGCTCGATACGCAGACCTCGCCCCAGGCCGCCATGTCGCACTGGCTCAGCACGCAGGAGCCGCCCGTGGGCTTCAGCGTGGACCGCGAATGCGAGCTCAAGAGCGCCGATGAGGCCAAGGCCGTGGTGCGCTATGCCCGCCATCCGCTCGACATCGACGAGGTGCGTGAGCACATTGCCGCCGGCAAGCTGCCCACCAAGCTCGCGATGACCTGGGACGACCGCGTATCCTTTTTGCTGAGCGAAGGCTTGCAGGTGCGCAAGATATCGTTCCTGGACACCGTGTTCGAAGGCACCAAGGCCGACGACGGCGGCTTCGACACCGACGTGGCCATCGCCACGGGCGAGCTCAGCAAGTTGATCCCCGACCTGATCGAGGCGCTGGGCGGCGAAGGCCGCACCGAATTGGGCGGCACGCCGCCCGCAGCGCCTGCCGCCGATGCGCCTGCGACTGCCGATGCTTCGCCTGCCGGCAGTCCCGCGGCAGCGGCGGCCGGCGACGCCGACGACGACGCGCCGTTTTGA
- a CDS encoding DUF6152 family protein: MTVMTRSIAGSAIALAALIAGPAQAHHGWSWAEEAQSELAGTVQRVQMAPPHPMLDVKTAEGAVWRVELGNPSQTERSGFTAASAKPGDAITAIGNRDRDASQRRMKAVQIQVGGKTYDLYPERIQNPKR; this comes from the coding sequence ATGACTGTCATGACCCGTTCCATTGCTGGTAGCGCCATCGCCCTCGCGGCGCTGATCGCCGGCCCCGCGCAGGCACACCACGGCTGGTCCTGGGCGGAGGAAGCCCAGTCCGAGCTGGCCGGCACCGTGCAGCGCGTGCAGATGGCGCCGCCCCACCCGATGCTGGACGTGAAAACCGCCGAGGGCGCCGTCTGGCGCGTGGAGCTGGGCAATCCGTCGCAGACCGAGCGTTCCGGTTTCACCGCCGCCTCTGCCAAGCCGGGCGATGCCATCACCGCCATCGGCAACCGTGACCGGGACGCCTCCCAGCGGCGCATGAAGGCCGTGCAGATCCAGGTCGGCGGCAAGACCTACGACCTCTACCCCGAGCGCATCCAGAACCCCAAACGCTAG
- a CDS encoding nucleoside recognition domain-containing protein — MALNWVWIGFFTVAFATAVVRWLLGADGIFQALLAALFDAARSGFEISLGLAGVMALWLGLLRVGERAGMIELLARAAAPLLRRLFPGVPDGHPAQGAMTMNLSANLLGLDNAATPLGLTAMRELQTLNASQPDTASNAQILFVVMNTAGLTLIPTSVIAIRQSLALKQGLGAGFNAADIFLPTLLVTFASLLAGVLAVAVCQRLPLWRARLLLPVLAVAGLLAAAVAALARLPAEQAARIAGTTGAAVILGVVMLFVLAGAVRRVNVYDAFIEGAKEGFGVAVQIVPYLIAILAAIGVFRAAGCMDALLGAIGAGVAAMGWDTAFLPALPVGLMKVLSGAGARGLMIDVMQTHGVDSFAGRLAAIVQGSTETTFYVLAVYFGSVGIRHARHALACALVADAVGLAAAIGVGYAMLR; from the coding sequence ATGGCGCTCAACTGGGTCTGGATCGGGTTCTTCACCGTGGCGTTCGCCACGGCCGTCGTGCGCTGGCTGCTGGGCGCGGACGGCATCTTCCAGGCCTTGCTGGCCGCGCTGTTCGATGCGGCCCGCTCGGGCTTCGAGATCTCGCTGGGCCTGGCCGGCGTGATGGCGCTGTGGCTGGGCCTGCTGCGCGTGGGCGAGCGCGCCGGCATGATCGAGCTGCTCGCCCGCGCCGCCGCGCCGCTGCTGCGACGGCTGTTCCCCGGCGTGCCCGACGGCCACCCGGCGCAGGGCGCGATGACCATGAACCTCTCGGCCAACCTGCTGGGCCTGGACAACGCCGCCACGCCGCTCGGCCTCACGGCCATGCGGGAGTTGCAGACCCTCAACGCCAGCCAGCCCGACACCGCCAGCAACGCGCAGATCCTGTTCGTGGTGATGAACACCGCGGGGCTCACGCTCATTCCCACCTCGGTCATCGCCATCCGCCAGAGCCTGGCCCTCAAGCAGGGGTTGGGCGCGGGCTTCAATGCGGCGGACATCTTTTTGCCGACCCTGCTCGTCACCTTCGCCTCGCTGCTGGCGGGCGTGCTGGCCGTGGCCGTGTGCCAGCGCCTGCCCCTGTGGCGCGCGCGCCTGCTGCTGCCCGTGCTGGCCGTGGCCGGGCTGCTGGCGGCAGCGGTCGCCGCGCTCGCCCGATTGCCGGCCGAGCAGGCCGCGCGCATCGCCGGGACCACCGGGGCCGCGGTCATCCTGGGCGTGGTCATGCTCTTCGTGCTGGCGGGCGCCGTGCGGCGCGTGAACGTGTACGACGCCTTCATCGAAGGCGCCAAGGAAGGCTTCGGCGTGGCGGTGCAGATCGTGCCCTACCTCATCGCCATCCTCGCGGCCATCGGCGTCTTCCGCGCGGCCGGCTGCATGGATGCGCTGCTGGGTGCCATCGGCGCGGGCGTGGCGGCGATGGGCTGGGACACCGCGTTCCTACCGGCCCTGCCCGTGGGGCTGATGAAAGTGCTCTCCGGCGCGGGCGCGCGGGGTTTGATGATCGACGTCATGCAGACGCACGGCGTCGATTCCTTCGCCGGCCGCCTGGCCGCCATCGTGCAGGGCTCGACGGAAACCACCTTCTACGTGCTGGCGGTGTACTTCGGCAGCGTGGGCATCCGGCACGCGCGGCATGCGCTGGCGTGCGCGCTGGTGGCGGATGCGGTGGGGCTGGCGGCGGCGATCGGGGTGGGGTACGCGATGCTGCGGTAA
- a CDS encoding acyloxyacyl hydrolase, which translates to MPITHLLRSRALLRGNAFFVALACAAGAGAVQAEPSGTSPSVYVQGGWARHQTDSATVGVTLPWNWQSEFWGNEVRGYWDISASRWSFNGINGPRDITVVGFTPTFRMRPDNGRANWFWEGGVGITFADSKYHIPDKEFSTRYNFGSHLGVGYSLGAQRQHEIVVRVQHLSNAGIKKPNPGENFVQLRYAYHF; encoded by the coding sequence ATGCCGATCACCCACCTCCTGCGTTCCCGCGCCCTGTTGCGCGGGAACGCTTTTTTTGTGGCTCTGGCCTGTGCCGCCGGCGCAGGCGCCGTCCAGGCCGAGCCTTCGGGCACCAGCCCTTCCGTGTACGTGCAAGGCGGCTGGGCCCGCCACCAGACCGATTCGGCCACCGTGGGGGTGACGCTTCCGTGGAACTGGCAGAGCGAGTTTTGGGGCAATGAGGTGCGCGGCTACTGGGACATCTCCGCCAGCCGCTGGTCGTTCAACGGCATCAATGGCCCGCGCGACATCACCGTGGTCGGCTTCACCCCCACTTTCCGCATGCGCCCGGACAACGGCCGCGCCAACTGGTTCTGGGAAGGCGGCGTGGGCATCACGTTTGCCGACAGCAAGTACCACATCCCCGACAAGGAATTCAGCACCCGCTACAACTTCGGCTCCCACCTGGGCGTGGGCTACAGCCTGGGTGCGCAGCGCCAGCACGAGATCGTGGTGCGGGTGCAGCACCTCTCCAACGCGGGCATCAAGAAACCCAACCCCGGCGAGAACTTCGTCCAGCTGCGCTACGCGTACCACTTCTGA